In Stutzerimonas stutzeri, a genomic segment contains:
- a CDS encoding sarcosine oxidase subunit alpha has protein sequence MSQVNRLSQGGRVDRSQPLTFRFNGETYQGFAGDTLAAALLANGVDVVGRSFKYSRPRGIVAAGAEEPNAVLQIGSTEAAQIPNVRATQQALYAGLTANSVNGWPSVNTDLMGILGKVGGGMMPPGFYYKTFMYPQNLWLTYEKYIRKAAGLGRAPKENDPDSYDHLNQHCDVLVVGAGPAGLSAALAAARSGARVILADEQEEFGGSLLATRETLDGKPAADWAAKAIAELENIPEVTLLPRATVNGYHDHNFLTIHQRLTDHLGEVAPMGAFGQRAVRQRMHRVRAKRVVLATGAHERPLVYSNNDVPGNMLADAVSTYVRRYGVAPGRQLVLSTNNDYAYRVVLDWLDIGHEVIAVADARSNPRGAWVEEARRRGVRILASSAVVEARGSKRVTGARICAIDIASHKVTSPGEMLDCDLIVSSGGYSPVVHLASHLGGRPTWREDILAFVPGEGFQKRLCAGAVNGVFALGDALADGFEAGAMAAAETGYKAISGTLPKAEQRVEEATVALFQVPHDKPTERAPKQFVDLQNDVTAAGIKLATREGFESVEHVKRYTALGFGTDQGKLGNINGLAIAAHSMGISIAEMGTTMFRPSYTPVTFGALAGRHCRELFEAKRYTAMQKWHLENGAEFEDVGQWKRPWYFPKKGEDLHAAVARECLAVRNAVGILDASTLGKIDIQGPDAREFLNRVYTNAWTKLDVGKARYGLMCKEDGMVFDDGVTACLADNHFVMTTTTGGAARVMEWLEIYHQTEWPELKVYFTSVTDHWATMTLTGPNSRKLLAEVTDIDLDKDAFPFMSWKEGQVGGVPARVFRISFTGELSYEVNVQADYALGVWEQIIEAGKKHGLTPYGTETMHVLRAEKGFIIVGQDTDGSMTPDDLNMGWCVGRTKPFSWIGWXGMNREDCLKENRKQLVGLKPVDPAKVLPEGAQLVFDPKQAIPMTMVGHVTSSYMSASMGYSFAMAVVKGGLKRIGERVFAPLVDGSVIEAEIVSSVFYDPKGERQNV, from the coding sequence ATGAGCCAGGTCAATCGTCTTTCCCAAGGCGGCCGCGTCGACCGCAGCCAGCCCCTGACCTTCCGATTCAACGGCGAAACCTATCAGGGCTTTGCCGGTGACACCCTGGCCGCCGCGCTGCTGGCCAACGGTGTCGATGTGGTCGGCCGCAGCTTCAAGTACTCGCGCCCACGCGGCATCGTCGCCGCCGGTGCCGAAGAGCCGAACGCGGTACTGCAGATCGGCTCGACCGAAGCCGCGCAGATCCCCAACGTGCGCGCGACCCAGCAAGCGCTTTACGCCGGTTTGACCGCTAACAGCGTGAACGGCTGGCCGAGCGTCAATACCGACCTGATGGGCATTCTCGGCAAGGTCGGCGGTGGCATGATGCCGCCCGGCTTCTACTACAAGACTTTCATGTATCCACAGAACCTGTGGCTGACTTACGAAAAGTACATTCGTAAGGCCGCAGGTCTCGGACGCGCGCCCAAAGAAAACGACCCGGACAGCTACGACCACCTGAACCAGCACTGCGACGTCCTGGTGGTCGGCGCCGGCCCGGCCGGTCTGTCCGCAGCCCTGGCCGCCGCTCGCAGTGGTGCACGGGTGATCCTTGCCGACGAACAGGAAGAGTTCGGTGGCAGCCTGCTCGCCACCCGCGAGACGCTCGATGGCAAGCCTGCCGCCGACTGGGCCGCCAAGGCCATCGCCGAACTGGAAAACATACCGGAAGTGACCCTGTTGCCGCGCGCGACCGTGAACGGCTACCACGACCACAACTTCCTCACCATTCACCAGCGCCTGACCGACCACCTCGGCGAAGTCGCGCCCATGGGTGCGTTCGGACAGAGAGCCGTGCGTCAGCGCATGCACCGCGTGCGGGCCAAGCGTGTGGTGCTGGCTACCGGCGCCCACGAGCGCCCGCTGGTCTATTCGAACAACGACGTGCCGGGCAACATGCTCGCCGATGCGGTATCCACGTACGTGCGCCGCTACGGCGTGGCACCGGGCCGTCAGTTGGTATTGTCGACCAACAACGATTACGCCTACCGGGTGGTGCTCGACTGGCTCGACATCGGCCATGAAGTGATCGCCGTCGCCGATGCGCGCAGCAATCCACGCGGTGCCTGGGTCGAGGAAGCGCGGCGGCGTGGTGTGCGCATTCTGGCCAGCAGCGCGGTGGTCGAAGCGCGCGGCAGCAAGCGGGTCACGGGGGCCCGCATCTGCGCCATCGATATCGCCAGCCATAAAGTCACCAGCCCCGGCGAAATGCTCGACTGCGACCTGATCGTCAGCTCCGGCGGCTACAGCCCGGTGGTCCACCTGGCCTCGCACCTTGGCGGCCGTCCGACCTGGCGCGAAGACATCCTCGCCTTCGTCCCCGGCGAAGGCTTCCAGAAGCGCCTCTGCGCGGGCGCGGTGAATGGCGTATTCGCCCTTGGCGACGCCCTCGCCGACGGTTTCGAGGCCGGTGCCATGGCCGCCGCCGAGACTGGTTACAAGGCGATCTCTGGCACCCTGCCGAAGGCCGAGCAGCGCGTCGAGGAAGCCACTGTCGCGCTGTTCCAGGTCCCCCACGACAAGCCCACTGAGCGAGCGCCCAAGCAGTTCGTCGACCTGCAGAACGACGTCACAGCCGCCGGCATCAAGCTGGCTACCCGTGAGGGCTTCGAGTCGGTCGAGCACGTCAAGCGCTATACCGCGCTGGGCTTCGGCACCGATCAGGGCAAGCTGGGCAATATCAACGGCCTGGCCATCGCCGCCCATTCGATGGGTATCAGCATCGCGGAGATGGGCACCACCATGTTCCGCCCGAGCTACACGCCGGTGACCTTCGGCGCACTGGCCGGCCGCCATTGCCGAGAGCTGTTCGAGGCCAAACGCTATACCGCGATGCAAAAGTGGCATCTGGAAAACGGCGCCGAGTTCGAGGACGTCGGCCAGTGGAAGCGTCCCTGGTACTTCCCCAAGAAGGGTGAAGACCTGCATGCCGCCGTGGCGCGCGAATGCCTGGCCGTGCGCAACGCGGTGGGCATCCTCGATGCTTCGACCCTGGGCAAGATCGACATCCAGGGTCCGGATGCACGCGAATTCCTCAACCGCGTCTACACCAATGCCTGGACCAAGCTCGACGTGGGCAAGGCGCGCTACGGACTGATGTGCAAGGAAGACGGCATGGTCTTCGACGACGGCGTGACCGCTTGCCTCGCCGATAACCACTTCGTGATGACCACCACCACCGGCGGAGCCGCACGGGTGATGGAATGGCTGGAGATCTACCACCAGACCGAGTGGCCGGAACTGAAGGTGTATTTCACCTCGGTCACCGATCACTGGGCGACCATGACCCTGACCGGTCCCAACAGCCGCAAGCTGCTGGCCGAGGTCACCGATATCGACCTGGACAAGGACGCCTTTCCGTTCATGAGCTGGAAGGAAGGCCAAGTCGGTGGCGTGCCGGCACGGGTGTTCCGCATCTCCTTTACTGGCGAGCTGAGCTATGAAGTCAACGTCCAGGCCGACTACGCCCTGGGTGTGTGGGAGCAGATCATCGAAGCCGGCAAGAAGCACGGTCTGACGCCTTATGGCACCGAGACCATGCACGTGCTGCGCGCCGAGAAGGGCTTCATCATCGTCGGCCAGGACACAGACGGCTCGATGACCCCGGACGACCTGAACATGGGCTGGTGTGTCGGCCGCACCAAACCCTTCTCCTGGATCGGCTGGSGCGGCATGAACCGCGAGGACTGCCTCAAGGAAAACCGCAAGCAGCTGGTCGGCCTCAAGCCGGTGGATCCGGCCAAGGTGCTGCCAGAAGGCGCGCAGCTGGTATTCGATCCGAAACAGGCGATTCCGATGACCATGGTCGGTCACGTCACCTCCAGCTACATGAGTGCGTCGATGGGTTACAGCTTCGCCATGGCCGTGGTCAAGGGCGGCCTCAAGCGTATCGGCGAGCGCGTTTTCGCGCCGCTGGTGGACGGCAGCGTGATAGAGGCTGAAATCGTCAGCTCGGTGTTCTACGACCCGAAGGGCGAGCGGCAGAACGTTTGA
- a CDS encoding sarcosine oxidase subunit delta yields MLHIFCPHCGELRSEEEFHAGGQAHIPRPLDPNACTDEEWGEYLFFRDNPRGIHHELWIHASGCRQYFNVTRHTVSYEILETYKIGEQPSVTEASLTAKKAVDQGVTA; encoded by the coding sequence ATGCTGCACATCTTCTGCCCTCACTGTGGCGAACTGCGTTCCGAAGAAGAATTCCACGCCGGCGGCCAGGCGCACATTCCGCGTCCGCTGGACCCGAACGCCTGCACCGACGAGGAGTGGGGCGAGTACCTGTTCTTTCGCGACAACCCGCGCGGCATTCACCATGAGCTGTGGATTCACGCATCGGGCTGCCGCCAGTACTTCAATGTCACCCGCCACACGGTGAGCTACGAAATTCTCGAAACCTACAAGATCGGCGAGCAGCCCAGCGTGACTGAGGCTTCGCTCACTGCGAAGAAGGCTGTCGACCAAGGAGTAACGGCATGA
- a CDS encoding sarcosine oxidase subunit beta has product MQRYSGFGLLKHSFSHHENWQRMWRNPTPKPVYDVIIVGAGGHGLATAYYLAKEFGVKNVAVIEKGWLGGGNTARNTTIVRSNYLWDEAAQLYEHAMKLWEGLSQDINYNVMFSQRGVFNLGHTLQDMRDIERRVSANRLNGVDGEVVNAEQVAEMIPYLDCSKNTRYPVLGASLQRRGGVARHDAVAWGYARAADALGVDLIQQTEVTGFRKENGVCIGVETNKGFIGGKRVGVVTAGNSGHMAKLAGFRLPLESHPLQALVSEPIKPIIDTVIMSNAVHGYISQSDKGDLVIGAGIDSYNGYGQRGSYPTIEHTLQAIVEMFPVLSRVRMNRQWGGIVDTTPDACPIIAKTPVKNLFFNCGWGTGGFKATPGSGHVFAASLAKGEMHPLAKAFSIERFHNGALIDEHGAAGVAH; this is encoded by the coding sequence ATGCAACGTTATTCCGGCTTCGGCCTGCTCAAGCACTCCTTCAGCCATCACGAAAACTGGCAGCGCATGTGGCGCAATCCCACGCCCAAACCGGTGTACGACGTCATCATCGTCGGCGCTGGCGGCCATGGCTTGGCCACTGCCTATTACCTGGCAAAAGAGTTCGGCGTGAAGAACGTCGCGGTGATCGAGAAGGGCTGGCTGGGCGGCGGTAATACCGCGCGCAATACCACCATCGTGCGTTCCAACTATCTGTGGGATGAAGCGGCGCAGCTCTACGAGCATGCGATGAAGCTGTGGGAAGGCCTGTCCCAGGACATCAACTACAACGTCATGTTCTCCCAGCGCGGTGTGTTCAACCTCGGCCACACCCTGCAGGACATGCGCGACATCGAGCGCCGGGTCAGCGCCAACCGGCTCAACGGAGTGGACGGTGAAGTGGTGAACGCCGAGCAGGTGGCGGAAATGATCCCCTACCTGGACTGCTCCAAGAACACCCGCTACCCGGTTCTCGGCGCCTCGCTACAGCGTCGCGGCGGCGTCGCCCGTCACGATGCGGTGGCCTGGGGTTATGCCCGCGCCGCCGATGCCCTGGGCGTCGACCTGATCCAGCAGACCGAAGTGACCGGCTTCCGCAAGGAAAACGGCGTGTGCATCGGCGTGGAGACCAACAAGGGCTTCATCGGCGGCAAGCGTGTCGGCGTGGTCACCGCTGGTAACTCCGGGCATATGGCCAAGCTCGCTGGCTTCCGCCTGCCACTCGAATCCCACCCGCTGCAGGCGCTGGTGTCCGAGCCGATCAAGCCGATCATCGACACCGTGATCATGTCCAACGCGGTGCATGGCTACATCAGCCAGTCGGACAAGGGCGACCTGGTCATCGGCGCCGGCATCGACAGCTACAACGGCTACGGCCAGCGCGGCTCCTACCCCACCATCGAACACACCCTGCAGGCCATCGTCGAGATGTTCCCGGTGCTCTCGCGGGTACGTATGAACCGACAGTGGGGCGGCATCGTCGACACCACCCCGGACGCCTGCCCGATCATCGCCAAGACCCCGGTGAAGAACCTGTTCTTCAACTGCGGCTGGGGCACCGGCGGCTTCAAAGCCACCCCGGGTTCGGGCCATGTGTTCGCCGCCAGCCTGGCCAAGGGCGAGATGCACCCGCTGGCCAAAGCGTTCTCGATCGAGCGTTTCCACAACGGCGCGCTGATCGACGAACACGGTGCGGCTGGGGTCGCACACTGA
- the glyA gene encoding serine hydroxymethyltransferase, with product MFSKHDQIQGYDDELLAAMNAEEARQEHHIELIASENYTSKRVMQAQGSGLTNKYAEGYPGKRYYGGCEHVDVVEQLAIDRAKQLFGADYANVQPHSGSSANSAVYLALLQPGDTILGMSLAHGGHLTHGAKVSSSGKLYNAVQYGIDTKTGLIDYDEVERLAIESKPKMIVAGFSAYSKTLDFPRFRAIADKVGALLFVDMAHVAGLVAAGLYPNPIPFADVVTTTTHKTLRGPRGGLILARANADIEKKLNAAVFPGAQGGPLMHVIAGKAVCFKEALEPDFKDYQQQVIKNAQAMAGVFIERGFDVVSGGTDNHLFLVSLIKQGITGKDADAALGRAGITVNKNAVPNDPQSPFVTSGLRIGTPAITTRGFKEAQSVELAGWICDILDHLGDDDVEAQVARQAAGLCADYPVYR from the coding sequence ATGTTCAGCAAGCACGACCAAATCCAAGGCTACGACGATGAACTGCTGGCTGCGATGAATGCCGAGGAGGCTCGTCAGGAGCATCATATCGAGCTGATCGCCTCGGAGAACTACACCAGCAAGCGCGTGATGCAGGCTCAGGGTAGCGGGCTGACCAACAAGTACGCCGAAGGCTATCCGGGCAAGCGCTACTACGGTGGCTGCGAACATGTCGATGTGGTCGAGCAACTGGCGATCGACCGCGCCAAGCAGCTGTTCGGCGCCGATTACGCCAACGTCCAGCCGCATTCGGGCTCCTCGGCCAACAGCGCGGTGTATCTGGCGCTGCTGCAGCCTGGCGACACCATTCTTGGGATGAGCCTGGCCCACGGCGGCCACCTGACCCACGGCGCCAAGGTCAGCAGCTCCGGCAAGCTCTATAACGCCGTGCAGTACGGGATCGACACCAAAACCGGCCTTATCGACTATGACGAGGTCGAGCGCCTGGCCATCGAAAGCAAGCCGAAGATGATCGTCGCCGGCTTCTCGGCCTACTCGAAGACCCTCGATTTCCCGCGCTTCCGCGCCATCGCCGACAAGGTCGGTGCACTGCTCTTCGTCGACATGGCTCACGTCGCCGGGCTGGTCGCCGCCGGCCTCTATCCCAACCCGATCCCGTTCGCCGACGTGGTCACCACCACGACGCACAAGACCCTGCGCGGTCCACGTGGCGGCCTGATCCTGGCGCGCGCCAACGCCGATATCGAGAAGAAGCTCAATGCCGCGGTGTTCCCCGGTGCCCAAGGCGGCCCGTTGATGCATGTCATCGCCGGCAAGGCGGTGTGCTTCAAGGAGGCCCTGGAGCCTGACTTCAAGGATTACCAGCAGCAGGTGATCAAGAACGCCCAGGCCATGGCTGGCGTGTTCATCGAGCGCGGCTTCGACGTGGTCTCCGGTGGCACCGACAACCATCTGTTCCTGGTCAGCCTGATCAAGCAGGGCATCACCGGCAAGGACGCTGACGCCGCTCTCGGGCGCGCCGGCATCACGGTCAACAAGAACGCTGTGCCCAACGATCCGCAGTCGCCCTTCGTCACCTCCGGCTTGCGCATCGGCACGCCGGCTATCACCACCCGCGGTTTCAAGGAAGCCCAGAGCGTCGAGCTCGCCGGCTGGATCTGCGACATCCTCGACCACCTCGGCGATGACGACGTGGAAGCACAGGTTGCCCGACAGGCCGCTGGATTGTGCGCGGATTATCCGGTGTACCGCTGA
- the gbcB gene encoding glycine-betaine demethylase subunit GbcB, which translates to MSSNFLNPVNTQTWTNGRHLVRCVKVIQETWDVRTFCFMSDQPIMFFFKPGQFVTLELEIDGQQVMRSYTIASSPSVPYSFSLTIKRIPGGKVSNWLHDNLSEGDLLPVHGPVGLFNTIDFPTDRVLFLSGGVGITPVMSMARWFFDTNANVDMVFVHSARSPKDIIFHRELEHMASRVSNFSLHIICERHGMGEAWAGYRGYLDQRMLELIAPDFSDREIFCCGPTPYMSAVKRLLTVNGFDMQRYHEESFGATPAGVREDVKELADQAAEAPDLPLADLNQVEFTATGKSIRVGPHETVHSAAAQLGLHIPKACGMGICGTCKVMKTAGEVAMEHNGGITDEDVAEGYILSCCSVPKGDVVIDY; encoded by the coding sequence ATGTCCAGCAATTTCCTCAACCCGGTCAATACCCAGACATGGACCAACGGCCGTCATCTGGTGCGTTGCGTAAAGGTGATCCAGGAGACATGGGATGTGCGCACCTTCTGTTTCATGTCTGATCAGCCGATCATGTTCTTCTTCAAACCGGGACAGTTCGTCACGCTGGAACTTGAAATAGACGGCCAGCAGGTGATGCGCTCGTACACCATCGCCAGCTCGCCCTCGGTGCCCTACAGCTTCTCGCTGACGATCAAGCGCATCCCCGGCGGCAAGGTTTCCAACTGGCTGCATGACAACCTCAGCGAAGGCGATCTGCTGCCAGTGCACGGTCCGGTCGGGCTGTTCAATACCATCGATTTCCCCACCGACAGGGTCCTGTTTCTATCCGGCGGCGTCGGCATCACGCCGGTCATGTCGATGGCCCGCTGGTTCTTCGACACCAACGCCAACGTCGACATGGTGTTCGTCCACAGCGCCCGCTCGCCCAAGGACATCATCTTCCATCGCGAGCTGGAACACATGGCCTCGCGGGTCAGCAACTTCAGCCTGCATATCATCTGTGAACGGCATGGCATGGGTGAGGCCTGGGCCGGTTATCGCGGCTACCTCGACCAGCGCATGCTGGAGCTGATTGCGCCGGACTTTTCCGACCGAGAGATTTTCTGCTGCGGGCCAACCCCGTACATGAGCGCAGTCAAGCGACTGCTGACCGTCAATGGCTTCGACATGCAGCGCTATCACGAGGAATCTTTCGGCGCGACACCGGCAGGTGTGCGTGAAGACGTCAAAGAACTGGCCGACCAGGCCGCCGAGGCGCCCGATTTGCCGCTCGCCGATCTCAATCAAGTGGAATTCACCGCGACCGGCAAGAGCATCCGCGTCGGCCCGCACGAAACGGTTCACTCCGCCGCGGCACAGCTCGGCCTGCATATTCCCAAGGCGTGCGGTATGGGTATCTGCGGCACCTGCAAGGTGATGAAAACCGCTGGCGAGGTAGCCATGGAGCACAACGGCGGCATTACCGATGAAGACGTAGCGGAGGGCTATATCCTGTCCTGCTGCAGCGTGCCCAAGGGCGACGTGGTCATCGATTACTGA
- the gbcA gene encoding glycine-betaine demethylase subunit GbcA encodes MDATFTLSLGDPLEAARKATAEMLQTREPMFSLPQPFYSDERLFQLDMQEIFHKEWLIAGMTCEIPAKGNFLTLQIGDNPILVIRGAEGAVHAFHNVCRHRGSRLCTSDKGKVAKLVCPYHQWTYELDGRLLFAGTEMGTDFDMNQYGLKPVQCKTAGGYIFISLAENPPAIDDFLATLTHYMEPYDMENTKVAIQSTLVEKANWKLVLENNRECYHCNGAHPELLKSLLEWDDVTDPRASQAFKDHVAASAAAWDAEKIPYAHASFGLRNRIVRMPLLKGTVSMTMDGKQGCQKLMGRIKNPELGSMRILHLPHSWNHCMGDHIIVFTVWPISAQETRVTTKWLVHKDAVEGVDYSVEHLRKVWDATNDQDRRLAEENQRGINSTAYQPGPYSKTFEFGVVNFIDWYSERMLNNLGAAPANYLRQINQ; translated from the coding sequence ATGGATGCCACTTTCACCCTGAGCTTGGGCGATCCGCTCGAAGCCGCGCGTAAGGCGACTGCCGAAATGCTGCAGACGCGTGAGCCGATGTTTTCTCTACCGCAGCCGTTCTATAGCGATGAACGGCTGTTCCAGCTCGACATGCAGGAAATCTTTCACAAGGAATGGTTGATCGCGGGCATGACCTGCGAGATTCCAGCGAAGGGCAACTTCCTGACATTGCAGATCGGCGATAACCCCATCCTGGTCATCCGCGGCGCCGAAGGCGCTGTGCATGCATTCCACAACGTCTGTCGCCATCGCGGTTCGCGGCTGTGCACCAGCGACAAGGGAAAAGTCGCCAAGCTGGTGTGCCCCTACCATCAGTGGACCTACGAGCTGGACGGCCGCCTGCTGTTCGCGGGCACCGAAATGGGCACCGACTTCGACATGAACCAATACGGCCTCAAACCGGTGCAGTGCAAGACGGCTGGCGGCTATATCTTCATCTCGCTGGCTGAGAACCCGCCGGCCATCGACGACTTCCTCGCCACCCTGACGCACTACATGGAACCGTACGACATGGAGAACACCAAGGTGGCGATACAGAGCACCCTGGTGGAAAAGGCCAACTGGAAGCTGGTGCTGGAGAACAATCGCGAGTGCTACCACTGCAACGGCGCGCATCCTGAGCTGCTCAAGTCGTTGCTGGAATGGGACGATGTCACCGATCCGCGCGCCAGTCAGGCGTTCAAGGATCATGTGGCTGCATCGGCCGCTGCCTGGGATGCCGAGAAGATTCCCTATGCCCATGCCAGCTTCGGGCTGCGCAACCGCATCGTGCGCATGCCGCTGCTCAAAGGCACCGTGTCGATGACCATGGATGGCAAACAGGGTTGCCAGAAGCTCATGGGGCGAATCAAGAACCCCGAGCTCGGCTCGATGCGTATCCTCCACCTGCCGCACTCCTGGAACCACTGCATGGGCGATCACATCATCGTCTTCACCGTGTGGCCGATCAGTGCTCAGGAAACCCGGGTCACCACCAAATGGTTGGTGCACAAGGATGCGGTGGAGGGCGTCGACTATTCGGTTGAACACCTGCGCAAGGTCTGGGATGCAACCAACGACCAGGACCGCCGCCTCGCCGAGGAAAACCAGCGCGGGATCAACTCGACGGCCTATCAACCCGGGCCCTATTCGAAAACCTTCGAGTTCGGCGTGGTCAACTTCATCGACTGGTACAGCGAGCGCATGCTGAACAACCTCGGTGCCGCGCCTGCGAACTATCTGCGGCAGATCAACCAGTGA
- a CDS encoding gluconokinase: MIVIIMGVAGSGKTTIGKQLAARLGCGFSDADEFHSEANKQKMARGIALDDEDRQPWLEAMRDAIKAQRKQGHDWVFACSALKRRYRQLLSGGDEQVMWVYLDGSEDLLLERLTKRAGHFFDPRLLRSQLQTLEAPREDEAIRVDITPSPEEIVETLMKRLSRAEASG, from the coding sequence ATGATCGTCATCATCATGGGCGTGGCCGGCAGCGGCAAAACGACCATTGGCAAGCAATTGGCTGCCCGTCTGGGATGCGGCTTCTCCGACGCCGACGAGTTTCACAGCGAGGCCAACAAGCAAAAGATGGCCCGCGGCATCGCGCTGGATGATGAGGATCGTCAGCCATGGCTGGAGGCGATGCGTGACGCGATCAAGGCGCAGCGTAAGCAGGGCCATGACTGGGTTTTCGCCTGCTCCGCACTCAAGCGCCGCTACCGCCAGCTACTCAGCGGAGGCGACGAGCAGGTCATGTGGGTCTATCTGGATGGATCGGAGGATTTGCTGCTGGAGCGTCTAACCAAGCGCGCCGGGCACTTCTTTGACCCCCGCCTGCTGCGCAGCCAGTTGCAGACGCTGGAAGCTCCCCGCGAGGATGAGGCGATACGGGTGGATATCACACCTTCGCCCGAAGAGATTGTCGAGACGCTTATGAAGCGCCTGTCGCGCGCCGAGGCGAGCGGCTAG
- the siaD gene encoding biofilm regulation diguanylate cyclase SiaD — protein MRGQSPLETQIVESLADPQNQDHPLRETLSQLWEAHHNLLNRIERIARVSDGYQNIVRDREMSLSARFDKQLRQLEKVARISDRYQMMMRDLNIALKEASTHDALTGIANRRLLTERLRDETERAKRYSRPLCIVMIDIDRFKVINDEYGHEVGDHVLMDVVRVMEAEIREHDLCGRWGGEEFLVMMPETTSEQAVGVMERLRQAVANLRVRVNDDSLSVTVSLGLAQLRADENYSSTINRADIALLRAKRNGRDRYELADD, from the coding sequence ATGCGTGGGCAAAGTCCGCTGGAAACCCAGATCGTGGAATCGCTCGCCGATCCGCAGAATCAGGATCATCCGTTGCGCGAAACGCTGAGCCAGCTGTGGGAGGCGCACCACAACCTGCTCAACCGCATCGAACGGATCGCCCGCGTCTCCGACGGCTATCAGAACATCGTCCGGGACCGCGAGATGAGCCTCTCCGCACGCTTCGACAAGCAGCTACGGCAGCTGGAAAAGGTCGCACGCATCTCTGATCGCTACCAGATGATGATGCGCGATCTGAACATTGCGCTGAAGGAGGCCTCGACACACGATGCGTTGACCGGAATCGCCAATCGCCGCCTACTCACCGAGCGGCTGCGCGACGAAACCGAACGAGCCAAACGCTATAGCCGTCCGCTGTGCATCGTCATGATCGATATCGACCGCTTTAAGGTCATCAACGATGAATACGGCCACGAAGTGGGCGATCACGTGCTGATGGATGTGGTGCGGGTGATGGAAGCGGAAATCCGCGAGCACGATCTGTGCGGCCGCTGGGGTGGCGAAGAGTTCCTGGTAATGATGCCGGAAACCACGAGCGAGCAGGCCGTTGGGGTGATGGAACGCCTGCGCCAAGCAGTCGCCAACCTGCGCGTTCGCGTCAATGACGACTCGCTATCGGTCACCGTAAGCTTGGGTCTGGCGCAACTGCGCGCCGACGAGAATTATTCCAGCACCATCAACCGCGCCGACATAGCGCTGCTAAGAGCCAAGCGCAATGGCCGCGATCGTTACGAGCTGGCCGACGACTGA
- the siaC gene encoding biofilm regulation phosphoprotein SiaC yields the protein MNDFSIAGSQSSPAIQSDWENGVLAMQGDSYPENSYELFHQVIEWIERYLAEAGRPLRLELHLLYLNTSSIKAVMDIFDLLEAAHQEGKPVAVNWHYDRRNERVVELAEEFKEDCTFPFMILSDE from the coding sequence ATGAATGATTTCTCCATCGCTGGCAGCCAGTCATCGCCTGCCATTCAGTCCGACTGGGAAAATGGCGTGCTCGCCATGCAAGGCGACTCCTACCCGGAAAACTCCTATGAGCTTTTCCACCAAGTCATCGAGTGGATCGAGCGCTATCTGGCCGAAGCCGGACGGCCGCTGCGGCTGGAACTGCACTTGTTGTATCTGAACACCAGCAGCATCAAGGCGGTGATGGATATCTTCGATCTGCTGGAAGCCGCCCACCAGGAAGGCAAGCCGGTTGCGGTCAATTGGCACTACGATCGACGCAACGAACGTGTGGTAGAGCTGGCGGAAGAGTTCAAGGAAGACTGCACCTTTCCGTTCATGATCCTCAGCGACGAATAG
- the siaB gene encoding biofilm regulation protein kinase SiaB, with protein sequence METLDLFAMRESYNRQQIMLCFNGPISRSLIEEIGNALRNYLAADHANASSAMDVFAVYIEMTQNIRHYAKVRNWADQEAGATVVVARNDSDGRYVVSAGNLIETADGEALLATIEDLASLDKAQLKVRYKEQLRKPREDNTASGAGLGLIDIARKSSEPLKASLQTVANGRSFISLSAVI encoded by the coding sequence ATGGAAACCCTTGACCTGTTCGCCATGCGCGAAAGCTATAACAGACAGCAGATCATGCTGTGCTTCAACGGCCCGATCTCGCGTAGCCTGATCGAGGAAATCGGCAACGCGCTGCGCAACTATCTGGCTGCCGATCACGCCAACGCGTCCTCGGCCATGGACGTATTCGCCGTGTATATCGAGATGACCCAGAACATTCGTCACTACGCCAAAGTGCGTAATTGGGCGGACCAGGAAGCAGGGGCCACAGTAGTGGTTGCGCGCAACGATAGCGACGGCCGCTATGTCGTTTCCGCAGGCAACCTGATCGAGACGGCCGATGGCGAAGCATTGCTCGCCACCATTGAAGATCTGGCGAGCCTGGACAAGGCCCAGCTCAAGGTCCGCTACAAGGAACAGTTGCGCAAACCGCGTGAAGACAACACCGCCAGCGGCGCCGGACTGGGCCTGATCGACATCGCCCGCAAATCCAGCGAACCACTGAAAGCATCGCTGCAAACCGTTGCCAACGGCCGCTCGTTCATCAGCCTGAGCGCGGTCATCTGA